Proteins from one Lewinella sp. 4G2 genomic window:
- a CDS encoding methylmalonyl-CoA mutase family protein translates to MSTPPFQKPSKADWLAKVEKDLKGKDLESLNFTVAGNTYSPFHHLSDAPVAHPPVAGMPSGHRLVGIEITVGDDYKGANAIALDALAKGADLLLFRIRSIETLTKANRKILLKGILTDIVTIIFAEPLYKYPGAPLLLQQGQDYHIDALAGDIAAGLYSAMESYVEDGVKNPTFHVRSRPNYLRTIAELRALRLCWSRISEACGGRSNCTVIGHVAHPPESDANQNKIVATTSAMSLIIGGANGLIVAASDGGAGTNFSRRVALNLQHILEYESHLAGLPDPAAGSYYLEQLTDDIAAKLWQKFQHLTTDSSFNI, encoded by the coding sequence ATGAGTACCCCGCCATTTCAAAAACCGAGTAAAGCAGACTGGCTCGCAAAGGTCGAAAAGGACCTGAAAGGCAAAGATCTTGAAAGCCTGAATTTTACCGTTGCCGGAAACACCTACAGTCCCTTCCACCACCTGAGTGACGCCCCGGTCGCCCACCCACCCGTTGCGGGGATGCCCTCCGGCCACCGCTTGGTTGGCATCGAGATCACGGTGGGAGACGACTACAAAGGAGCCAACGCTATCGCCCTCGACGCACTGGCTAAAGGAGCCGACCTCCTGCTTTTCAGGATCAGGTCCATCGAAACGCTGACGAAGGCCAACCGGAAGATCCTGCTCAAAGGAATCCTGACCGATATCGTTACCATCATCTTTGCGGAGCCACTTTACAAATATCCTGGCGCTCCCTTATTGCTTCAGCAAGGGCAAGATTACCACATCGATGCGCTAGCGGGAGACATCGCCGCCGGACTGTATTCCGCCATGGAAAGCTACGTAGAAGATGGCGTCAAGAACCCAACGTTTCACGTCCGCAGCCGCCCAAATTACCTCCGGACCATCGCCGAATTGCGCGCCCTCCGACTCTGCTGGAGCCGCATCAGTGAAGCGTGTGGTGGTCGCAGTAATTGTACCGTGATTGGTCACGTTGCCCACCCGCCGGAAAGTGACGCGAACCAGAATAAGATCGTGGCCACGACTAGCGCCATGTCCCTCATCATCGGAGGCGCCAACGGGCTAATCGTTGCGGCCAGCGACGGTGGTGCTGGCACCAACTTCAGCCGCCGCGTCGCCCTCAACCTTCAACACATCCTCGAGTACGAGAGCCACCTCGCCGGGCTACCTGATCCAGCTGCCGGCAGCTACTATCTGGAGCAACTCACGGACGATATCGCCGCCAAGCTTTGGCAGAAATTTCAGCACCTCACCACCGATTCCAGCTTCAACATTTAA